In one window of Chloroflexota bacterium DNA:
- the acnA gene encoding aconitate hydratase AcnA, with product MSNPFAAARDVLKTPHGNFVIYRLDYLEKQGLTNLSKLPYSIRVMLESVLRQANGVEITEQDVVNLAGWKPQTDHRPTLPYRPARVVMQDFTGVPAVVDLAAMRSAMARLGGKPATVNPLIPVDLVIDHSVQVDFFGTPDAFLRNAEVEFQRNRERYEFLHWGQKAFDNFRVVPPDTGIIHQVNLEYLAKVVMTTKEGDEVVAFPDTLVGTDSHTVMINGLGVVGWGVGGIEAEAAILGQPIYMVTPEVVGFKLYGKLPEGVTSTDLVLTVVQMLREKGVVGKFVEFYGPGVSALSLPDRATIGNMAPEYGATMGFFPVDEETLRYLRLTGRPEELIDLVERYTKEQGLFRTDDAPVPEFTDTLELDLGDVRACVAGPKRPQDRVPMPELGAAFRKALTNEAGLHGFGLKPEETKKKVALVRNGQETEITHGSVVIAAITSCTNTSNPSVLVGAGLLAKKAREKGLLSKPYVKTSLAPGSRVVTEYLRQSGLLEPLAELGFHVVGYGCTTCIGNSGPLPPEVARAITEGDLVVSAVSSGNRNFEGRVHPLVKAHYLMSPPLVVAYAIAGTVNINLETDPLGYDPDGNPVYLRDIWPSSEEILQTIADYVKPDLFKEKYADVFTGNEMWNKLPSPDGEIYDWNPDSTYIQEPPFFTTLGLEEPPIEEIHGARALAVLGDSITTDHISPAGSIPPDSPAGKYLISKGVQPKDFNSYGSRRGNHEVMMRGTFANIRLRNKLVPGVEGGYTIHLPDGEQMTIYDAAMKYQEEGVPLVVLAGKEYGTGSSRDWAAKGTLLLGVKAVIAQSYERIHRSNLVGMGVLPLQFKEGDSVESLGLTGHEVFHIEGLSNDLQPLSEVTVRAVKDDGSETTFKALVRLDTSMEVVYYRNGGILHTVLRNMAREQVG from the coding sequence ATGAGCAATCCTTTTGCTGCTGCCCGTGATGTGCTGAAAACGCCGCACGGCAATTTTGTCATCTATCGCCTCGATTACCTGGAAAAGCAAGGCCTGACCAACCTCTCGAAACTGCCCTATTCCATCCGCGTGATGCTGGAATCGGTGCTGCGGCAGGCCAACGGTGTGGAAATTACCGAGCAGGATGTGGTCAACCTGGCTGGCTGGAAGCCCCAGACCGACCACCGCCCCACCCTGCCCTACCGCCCCGCCCGCGTGGTGATGCAGGACTTCACCGGCGTGCCCGCGGTGGTCGACCTGGCTGCGATGCGCTCGGCGATGGCGCGCCTCGGCGGGAAGCCTGCCACCGTCAACCCCCTCATCCCGGTAGATTTGGTGATCGACCACTCGGTGCAGGTGGACTTCTTCGGCACCCCCGATGCCTTCCTGCGCAATGCCGAGGTGGAATTCCAGCGCAACCGCGAGCGCTATGAGTTCCTGCACTGGGGGCAGAAAGCCTTCGATAACTTCCGCGTTGTGCCGCCTGATACCGGCATCATCCATCAGGTCAACCTGGAATACCTCGCCAAGGTGGTGATGACCACCAAAGAGGGCGACGAAGTGGTGGCCTTCCCCGACACGCTGGTCGGCACCGACAGCCACACCGTGATGATCAACGGCCTCGGCGTGGTGGGCTGGGGCGTGGGCGGCATCGAAGCCGAAGCCGCCATCCTCGGCCAGCCGATTTACATGGTGACGCCGGAAGTGGTGGGTTTCAAACTGTACGGCAAACTGCCCGAAGGCGTGACCTCCACCGACCTGGTGCTCACCGTGGTGCAAATGCTGCGCGAAAAGGGCGTGGTGGGCAAATTCGTGGAATTCTACGGCCCCGGCGTGAGCGCCCTCAGCCTGCCTGACCGCGCCACCATCGGCAACATGGCACCCGAATACGGCGCGACCATGGGCTTCTTCCCCGTGGACGAGGAAACGCTGCGCTACCTGCGCCTCACCGGCCGTCCGGAAGAACTCATCGACCTGGTGGAACGCTACACCAAAGAGCAGGGGCTCTTCCGCACCGACGACGCGCCCGTGCCCGAATTTACCGACACCCTGGAACTCGACCTGGGCGACGTGCGCGCCTGCGTGGCCGGTCCCAAGCGCCCGCAAGACCGGGTGCCCATGCCCGAACTGGGCGCCGCCTTCCGCAAGGCGCTCACCAACGAAGCCGGCCTGCACGGCTTCGGCCTCAAGCCCGAGGAGACCAAGAAGAAGGTCGCGCTGGTGCGCAACGGGCAGGAAACCGAGATCACCCACGGCTCGGTGGTGATTGCGGCCATTACTTCCTGCACCAACACTTCCAACCCCTCGGTGCTGGTGGGCGCGGGCCTGCTCGCCAAGAAGGCGCGTGAAAAGGGCCTGCTCAGCAAGCCGTATGTCAAGACCAGCCTCGCCCCCGGTTCCCGCGTGGTGACCGAATACCTGCGCCAGTCGGGCTTGCTGGAGCCGCTGGCCGAACTCGGCTTCCATGTGGTGGGCTACGGCTGCACCACCTGCATCGGCAACAGCGGCCCGCTGCCGCCTGAGGTGGCGCGCGCCATCACCGAAGGCGACCTGGTGGTCTCCGCGGTCAGTTCCGGCAACCGCAACTTCGAAGGCCGCGTGCACCCGCTGGTCAAGGCGCACTACCTGATGTCGCCGCCCTTAGTGGTGGCTTACGCCATCGCCGGGACGGTGAACATCAACCTGGAAACCGACCCCCTGGGCTACGACCCCGACGGCAACCCGGTTTACCTGCGCGACATCTGGCCGAGCAGCGAAGAAATTTTGCAGACCATCGCCGACTACGTCAAGCCCGACCTGTTCAAAGAAAAATACGCCGACGTGTTCACCGGCAACGAAATGTGGAACAAACTGCCCAGCCCCGATGGCGAAATTTACGACTGGAACCCCGATTCCACCTACATCCAGGAACCGCCGTTCTTCACCACCTTAGGGCTGGAAGAGCCGCCCATTGAGGAAATCCACGGTGCGCGGGCGCTGGCGGTGCTGGGCGATTCCATCACCACCGACCACATCTCACCCGCGGGCAGCATCCCGCCCGATTCCCCCGCGGGCAAGTACCTGATTTCCAAAGGTGTGCAGCCCAAGGATTTCAACTCCTACGGCTCTCGCCGTGGCAATCACGAAGTGATGATGCGCGGCACCTTCGCCAACATCCGCCTGCGCAACAAACTGGTGCCGGGCGTGGAAGGCGGCTACACCATCCACCTGCCCGACGGCGAGCAGATGACGATTTACGACGCGGCGATGAAGTATCAAGAGGAAGGCGTGCCCTTAGTGGTGCTGGCAGGCAAGGAATACGGCACCGGCTCGAGCCGCGACTGGGCGGCGAAGGGCACCTTGCTGCTCGGCGTGAAAGCCGTGATTGCCCAATCCTACGAGCGCATCCACCGCTCGAACCTGGTGGGCATGGGCGTGCTGCCGCTGCAATTCAAGGAAGGCGACAGCGTGGAAAGCCTGGGGCTGACCG
- a CDS encoding CoA transferase: MPTHDKPLPLEGIRVIDLSRLLPGPYLTQLLADLGAEVIKVETPRVGDYARIAPPETGLAGLFPAVNAGKKSLAVNHRKPEGREILYRLVAEADVFVEGFRPGAVKRWGLDYASLREINPRLVYLSLSGYGQSGPYRDRAGHDLNYQAIGGSLGLNGFAGGPPVPPSIPLADLGGATFAAIAVLAAIIGRGHTGEGMYLDMALADAVVAWMAPLAGGPFFAEGIRPERGKMPLAGGLPCFNVYETADGRYVSIAPIEPHLWGNFCRAVGREEWQPRQWDAGLIPEVQALFRTRTLAEWVALADEVDMCLEPVLDYEETLQHPQIRHRGLVLEDDEGRPAGIASPFPFVPRRERPPAPALGEHSAEILRGLGYKEEDIRALAARGVVGLGHEAE, from the coding sequence ATGCCAACCCATGACAAACCGCTGCCGCTGGAGGGCATCCGTGTCATTGACCTCAGCCGTCTGCTGCCCGGCCCGTACCTCACCCAACTGCTGGCCGACCTGGGGGCAGAGGTCATCAAAGTGGAAACCCCGCGCGTGGGCGATTACGCCCGCATTGCGCCGCCGGAAACCGGCCTCGCGGGGCTATTCCCCGCGGTGAACGCGGGCAAGAAAAGCCTCGCTGTCAACCACCGCAAGCCCGAGGGGCGGGAAATCCTCTACCGGCTGGTGGCCGAGGCCGATGTGTTCGTGGAAGGCTTCCGCCCGGGCGCGGTGAAGCGCTGGGGGCTGGACTACGCCAGCCTGCGGGAAATCAACCCGCGCTTAGTGTATCTCTCGCTTTCCGGCTACGGGCAGAGCGGCCCTTACCGCGACCGCGCCGGGCACGACCTGAACTACCAGGCCATCGGCGGCTCATTAGGGCTGAACGGCTTCGCAGGCGGGCCGCCGGTGCCGCCTTCCATTCCGTTGGCCGACCTGGGCGGGGCAACCTTTGCCGCCATCGCGGTGCTGGCGGCCATCATCGGCCGCGGGCACACCGGCGAAGGCATGTATCTTGACATGGCCCTGGCCGACGCGGTGGTGGCGTGGATGGCGCCTCTCGCGGGCGGCCCCTTCTTTGCCGAGGGCATCCGCCCTGAACGCGGGAAAATGCCCCTCGCGGGCGGGCTGCCGTGTTTCAACGTCTACGAAACCGCCGACGGGCGCTATGTTTCCATCGCGCCCATCGAGCCGCACCTGTGGGGCAACTTCTGCCGTGCGGTGGGGCGCGAGGAGTGGCAGCCCCGCCAGTGGGATGCCGGCCTCATCCCCGAAGTGCAGGCGCTTTTCCGCACCCGCACGCTGGCCGAGTGGGTCGCCCTGGCCGACGAGGTGGACATGTGCCTTGAGCCGGTGCTGGATTACGAAGAAACGCTGCAGCACCCGCAAATCCGCCACCGGGGCTTAGTGCTGGAAGACGACGAAGGCCGCCCGGCGGGCATTGCTTCGCCCTTCCCCTTTGTGCCCCGCCGCGAGCGCCCGCCCGCGCCAGCCTTAGGCGAGCACAGCGCCGAAATTCTGCGCGGCCTCGGTTACAAAGAGGAGGACATTCGCGCCCTGGCGGCGCGGGGCGTGGTGGGGCTGGGCCACGAGGCAGAATAA